In Triticum aestivum cultivar Chinese Spring chromosome 5B, IWGSC CS RefSeq v2.1, whole genome shotgun sequence, the following proteins share a genomic window:
- the LOC123112652 gene encoding hsp70 nucleotide exchange factor FES1: protein MAKARPRSERSSHRRRILLLVVSLLSAVLLLPAATASAAVAVAAEGDGENRSRGAATQWATGKDEGELAAEREAAGGGSVVEDDFAGGFGSLDSMLQWAIGNSDPGRLKEEAADVQKLSEDELLKRRHEIKDLMEKLKMPSDADLMKIAIADLNNASISLEDRQRALQELLILVEPIDNANDLDKIGGLVPVIQDLNNANEEIRITSAWILGTASQNNALVQSQILGYGALARLVKMGYSTSAKEAAKAMYAISALIRNNVNGQEAFTSENGNAMLQHILGSNSVDVRLQKKAVFLITDLADFQLNSGSSGLPFLSERVFLKLVTDMLSTFDLDLQEKVLLAIRSLLKLPSTDAMDLESCGLDSVLYRLGVQLEELPSEEQKEYAGEVDALRREVEMLFQQKLKPGTATAALQMLG from the exons ATGGCGAAGGCGAGGCCGCGCTCGGAGCGATCCAGTCACCGCCGCCGCATCCTCCTCCTCGTAGTTTCTCTCCTGTCGGCGGTTCTCCTCCTTCCGGCGGCGACGGCCtccgcggcggtggcggtggcggcggagggggaCGGGGAGAACAGGTCGCGCGGGGCGGCGACGCAGTGGGCGACGGGGAAGGACGAGGGGGAGCTGGCCGCGGAGCGGGAGGCCGCTGGCGGGGGCTCGGTGGTGGAGGACGACTTCGCGGGCGGCTTCGGCTCCCTCGACAGCATGCTGCAGTGGGCCATCG GGAATTCAGATCCAGGAAGGCTGAAAGAAGAGGCAGCGGATGTGCAGAAGTTGTCTGAGGATGAGCTGCTCAAGCGGCGGCATGAGATTAAG GACTTGATGGAAAAGTTAAAGATGCCATCAGATGCTGACTTAATGAAGATTGCAATTGCTGACTTAAATAATGCTTCCATTTCACTGGAGGATCGCCAGCGTGCATTGCAAGAGCTTTTAATTCTTGTCGAGCCCATTGATAATGCAAATG ACCTTGACAAAATTGGGGGCCTTGTTCCTGTGATTCAAGATCTTAATAATGCAAATGAAGAAATACGGATCACCTCTGCATGGATCCTGGGTACAGCCAGTCAGAATAATGCCCTTGTCCAAAGCCAG ATTCTTGGTTATGGAGCTTTGGCAAGATTAGTGAAGATGGGTTATTCCACTTCGGCAAAAGAAGCTGCGAAGGCAATGTATGCTATATCGGCTTTGATCAGAAATAACGTAAATGGTCAGGAGGCATTCACTTCGGAAAATGGGAACGCAATGTTGCAG CACATACTAGGAAGCAACAGCGTTGATGTTCGGCTTCAGAAGAAGGCGGTGTTTTTAATAACTGACCTAGCAGACTTTCAGCTTAATTCTGGAAGCTCAGGGCTCCCATTCTTAAGTGAACGTGTTTTTCTGAAGTTAGTCACTGATATGTTATCAACTTTTGACCTTGACCTGCAAGAAAAG GTTTTGTTGGCCATTAGGAGTCTGCTGAAGCTTCCCTCGACGGACGCTATGGACTTGGAGTCATGCGGCCTAGACAGCGTGCTGTACAGACTGGGGGTGCAGCTGGAGGAGCTGCCATCAGAGGAGCAGAAGGAGTACGCCGGGGAGGTTGACGCCCTCCGGAGAGAAGTAGAGATGCTCTTCCAACAGAAGCTCAAGCCG GGTACAGCTACGGCGGCATTACAGATGCTCGGATGA